The genomic segment CTGCGTGGATCTCTTTAGCCTTAACGTTACCTGAAATTAATCACGATTGGCTAGCGGAATTTAGTGAACATTTCTTTGAGATTCTTGATCACTATAATGTTGATTTGATTGGAGGGGATACCACTTGTGGGCCACTATCTTTGACAATCACAGCTCAAGGCATTGTGCCACAAGATAGAGGCTTATTCCGCCATAATGCCAAAGTGGGTGATTGGATCTATGTTTCCGGCACACTCGGTGACAGTGCAGGTGGTTTGCAACTTCTGCTAAATCGGCAAAGCGAGCAAGTGAATTGGAATAAAGAGCAAAGCTACCTGATTCAACGCCATTTACGCCCAACACCTCGAGTTTTACTTGGCTTGACTATCGCCTCTATTGCTAATGCAGCGATTGATATTTCAGATGGTCTATTGTCTGATTTAAGCCATATTTTAAAGCGCAGTGACTGTGGTGCAGTATTAAACCTTGAGAATTTCCCCTTGTCTGACGCCTTACTCAGCTGTTATTCTCGAACAGAGGCAGAATATTTTGCCTTAAACGGTGGCGAAGATTACGAACTCTGCTTTACCGTGCCAAATGATAACAAAGCCAAATTAGACAAAGCATTAGCCAATATCGGAGTAACTTATACCTGTATTGGGCAAATTCGTTCGGCTAAAGAAGGTTTAACCCTATTACGTCATAATCAGCCTGTCACCTTGCCCTCACAACGAGGCTACGATCATTTTAAAAAATAACACAATGAAACCAATTAATCTTAAAAACCCGATTCATTTTTTTGCCTTTGGCTTTGGTTCAGGCTTATTAAAGCCTGCTCCCGGCACTTGGGGTAGCCTCGCCGGGCTAATTGTGGCAATAGCCTTGTGGTCTATTACACAATCTCCTCTGTTCTTCGGCTTGCTTACTCTCATTTCTTTCATTGCAGGTTGTATTATTTGCACCAAAGCCAGCCAAGCTCTAGAAGTTCACGATGACGGGCGAATTGTTTGGGACGAAATCGTCGCCATCTTTTTGATGTTTACCTGTTTGCCTGAATATAATCTGTTAGGCTACCTGCTTGCATTTATCAGTTTCCGCATTTTTGATATTATCAAGCCTTTCCCGATCCGCTATTTTGATGAAAAATTAGAAAGCGGTTTAGGCATTATGTTTGATGATATTCTCGCAGCCATTTTTGCCCTGATTTCACTTCATTTTTTGTATTATGTTATTTAGAAATTTATGCTTACCATTTTATTTATACATTTAGCCGGGCTGGTTACCCCCGGTCCCGATTTCTTTTATGTGGTTAGACAATCCGCCAGCCATTCAATTAAAAAAGGCATTTTAGCGGCAATCGGCATTTCTATTGGCATTATTTTCTGGGCAAGTTTTGCTATTTTCGGGCTGGCTTGGCTGAGTAAAAGCATAGGCGAAATTTTCCAATATAGTGTGATGTTAATTGGTGGCTGCTACCTTGTATATATCGGTTCAAAAATGGTAAGAGTAACCGAAAGTATTCGCTTTACAGAGCATAAAGCCGAGCTAATAACACTGAATAACCTCACAGAAATCAGAAAAGGCTTATTAATTAATATCTTTAATGCCAAAGCCGGAGTTTACTTTACCAGCGTAGTTTCTGCTTATATCGGTAATTTTACTGAAACACTACAAATGTTCGAACTGCTCCTACTCTTTGTAGTCAGCACCTTTATGTATTTCTGTGTGGTGGCACTACTCTTCTCTCGCCGACCGGTCAGACTGTTCTATGCTAAATACAGCCGCTATATTGATAATATCTCAGGCGTGATTTTCATCTTATTCGGCTTAATGCTGATTTATGAAGGACTCACTCACTTACTCCGCTAACAAGCGGTTAAATTTAGCGAAAAATTTGCAAATTCCATTCAGAAAAAATAGTGTTATTTTATACAGTTTCTGCTATGCTACTGCCAATTTTAACTCTGAGATAAAAAAATGATTGGACGACTACACGGCAAAATTATTGAAAAGCAACCACCCGAAATTTTATTAGACGTGCAAGGGGTCGGCTATGAACTACTGCTCCCGATGACTAGTTTCTACAGCCTGCCACAAATTGGCGAAGAGGCAACTATTTTCACCCATTTAGTGGTACGAGAAGATGCTCACTTGCTATTCGGTTTTGCCCAAAAACAAGATAGAACGCTATTCCGTGAATTAATTAAAACCAACGGTGTTGGGCCGAAGCTCGCGTTGGCAATTCTATCGGCAATGTCGGTATCTCAATTTGCCACCGCGATTGAAAATGAAGAGCTGGTAAAATTAACCAAAATCCCGGGAATCGGTCGGAAAACCGCAGAACGCTTATTGGTGGAACTCAAAGGCAAATTTAAAGGAATGGCACAGAGCGATTTCTTTGTGGAAGTATCGCACGAGCAAATTGTGGCAAGTAATACGCCAGACCCGGCAAATGAAGCCCTTGATGCCTTAATAGCCCTAGGCTACAAACCTGCCGATGCGGAAAAAATGATTAAGAAAGTGAATAAATCCGGTGCAACGAGCGAACAGCTTATTCGTGAGGCGTTAAAAAATTCATTATAAACATTAAATTATGATTGAAGCAGATAGAATCATCAGTGCCTCACCTAAGCGTGAGGAAGAAGTTATAGACCGAGCAATCCGCCCGAAACTGCTTGCCGACTATGTCGGGCAGCCATCGGTGCGGGATCAAATGGAGATCTTCATCAAAGCCGCTAAATTGCGGGAAGAGGCATTAGATCACTTACTGATTTTCGGGCCTCCAGGTTTGGGTAAGACAACCCTTGCCAATATTGTGGCAAACGAAATGGGGGTCAATATTCGTACCACCTCAGGACCTGTGCTAGAAAAAGCCGGCGATTTGGCGGCAATGCTGACCAACCTTGAACCTTACGATGTGCTGTTTATTGATGAGATTCACCGCCTTTCTCCAGCGATTGAAGAAGTGCTTTACCCTGCAATGGAAGATTACCAGCTCGATATTATGATTGGGGAAGGACCTGCTGCTCGTTCCATCAAGCTCGATCTACCGCCTTTTACCCTTGTAGGGGCAACCACCCGTGCCGGCTCGCTGACCTCGCCGTTACGCGATCGTTTTGGGATTGTACAACGCTTAGAATTTTACTCAGTGGACGATCTTACTCTGATTGTCAAACGTAGTGCCGATTGTTTAAATCTCAATTTGTCGGCAGACGGTGCTTATGAAGTGGCTCGCCGCTCCCGTGGCACACCCCGTATTGCCAACCGCTTACTCCGTCGAGTTCGGGATTACGCCGATGTGCGTAATAACGGCATTATTACCTCCGATATCGCCAAACAAGCTCTGGCAATGCTTGATGTAGATTCGGAAGGCTTTGATTTTATGGACATTAAACTGTTGCAAGCGATTGTAGAACGCTTTGATGGCGGGCCGGTGGGATTAGACAATCTTGCGGCAGCTATCGGCGAAGAACGAGATACGATTGAAGATGTGCTAGAGCCTTATCTGATTCAGCAAGGCTTTCTACAACGCACACCAAGAGGCAGAATTGCTACCAGCAGAACCTATGCCCATTTAGGTATAGCCCAAATAGATTAGTCATATTTCTAAAGGCATTGATACATAAATAAAAAGCGGATAGTTAGTACTATCCGCTTTCATTTGCAAAAAATCAATAAAATTTGACCGCTTATCCGCTAGGCTTTTTCAGTCTCAAAACGCTCAAAAGCTAATACTCTGCTTTCTAATTTTCTGAGAACGATTGTCATAATGCCGGTAATTACCAAGTAAATAACCCCTGCCATACCATAAATTGATAATGCGTCATACTCTGTACCATAAAGCTGGCGAGCATAGCCCATAATATCCATAATCGTAATGGTTGATGCAAGCGATGTGCCTTTAAAAACTAGCACAATCTCATTACTATAAGAAGGTAAAACACGTTTTAATGCGTAAGGCACTAAAATTTTCAGTGTATCTAAACGGCTCAAACCAAGGGCTGCGCAAGTTTCCCATTGCCCCTTCGGAATCGCTTTTACCGCACCGTGGAACAACAATGTCGAATAGGCAGCACTGTTTAACGCTAAAGCCAACATTGCACAGAACCAAGCATCGGATAATAATACCCAAGCCGCACTTTCTGTAATCCATTCAAATTGCCCCGGGCCACTATAAATCAAGAAAAATTGAATTAATAAAGGCGTTCCGGTAAAAAGCGTAATAAATCCGTTTACCAACCACTTTAACGGACGATTTTCTAACGAGAGAATAAACGTAAGAATGATCGCTAAAATAAAGGCAATGATGAGCGCCATAAAAGTGAGCTGTAGGCTGGTGCCAATACCCTGTGAAATTTCAACTAAATAATCCCACCACATTAGGCAACTCCTCGCTCAAAACGGGTAAATCTACCTTCTAATACTTTAATCACTCGCTGGCTAATTAGAGTAATCGCTAAATAAATAAGTGCTGCTATCCCATACCAAGTAAAAGGTTGATGAGTATTAGCATTAATTAACTCCGATTGACGCATTAAATCATCTACCCCAATTAACGATACCAATGCCGTATCTTTTAACAGCACTAACCACTGATTGCTTAAGCCTGGTAAAGCGTGTCGCCAGACTTGAGGGAGAATAATGCGAACAAATACTTGCGCTCGGCTTAACCCCAATGCAGTGCCTGACTCCCATTGCCCAACTGGAATAGCTTTAATTGCGCCACGTAAAGATTGGGAAGCATAAGCAGCAAAAATAATACCCAGCGCAATAGCCCCACACCAGAAAGCATTTAACTCCGCAAACTCATCGGTGATCAAGAAAATGACTTGGATAAGACCAAAATAGATCAAAAATACCACTAAAATCTCCGGCAACCCACGCAATAATGTAATTATTATACTAGTTGGTTTACGGATACATGCAATCTTACTGGTTTCAAGTACCACAAAAAAGATTGACAATAACATTCCAATCAAGAGGCTTGCCAGCGCAATCCCTAAGGTCATCAGGGTTGCGTTGACAAGTAAGTTAAAAATATCGCTAGACATTATTTCCCAGCCATCCAAGTATTATAAATTTGCTCATATTTACCATTTGTTTTGATGGTAGCTAAAGCCGAATTTAATTTTTCAAGCAATGCAGTGTTAGATTTATTTACCGCAATACCATATCCATTACCAAAAAAGGCTTTATCGACTACTTTTTCACCCACGAAATCTAACTCTTTTTCGGTTTTTAGCCACTCTGCCAATACTGGTGTATCACCAAATACCATATCAACACGTCCATTTTTTAAATCTAACACTGCCGATTGTAGGCTAGCGTAAGGTTTTAAATTATATTGTTTGGCATTTTTGCTTAAGTATTGTT from the Mannheimia haemolytica genome contains:
- the pgpA gene encoding Phosphatidylglycerophosphatase A: MKPINLKNPIHFFAFGFGSGLLKPAPGTWGSLAGLIVAIALWSITQSPLFFGLLTLISFIAGCIICTKASQALEVHDDGRIVWDEIVAIFLMFTCLPEYNLLGYLLAFISFRIFDIIKPFPIRYFDEKLESGLGIMFDDILAAIFALISLHFLYYVI
- the rhtC gene encoding Threonine efflux protein; translation: MLTILFIHLAGLVTPGPDFFYVVRQSASHSIKKGILAAIGISIGIIFWASFAIFGLAWLSKSIGEIFQYSVMLIGGCYLVYIGSKMVRVTESIRFTEHKAELITLNNLTEIRKGLLINIFNAKAGVYFTSVVSAYIGNFTETLQMFELLLLFVVSTFMYFCVVALLFSRRPVRLFYAKYSRYIDNISGVIFILFGLMLIYEGLTHLLR
- the ruvA gene encoding Holliday junction ATP-dependent DNA helicase RuvA — protein: MIGRLHGKIIEKQPPEILLDVQGVGYELLLPMTSFYSLPQIGEEATIFTHLVVREDAHLLFGFAQKQDRTLFRELIKTNGVGPKLALAILSAMSVSQFATAIENEELVKLTKIPGIGRKTAERLLVELKGKFKGMAQSDFFVEVSHEQIVASNTPDPANEALDALIALGYKPADAEKMIKKVNKSGATSEQLIREALKNSL
- the artQ gene encoding Arginine ABC transporter permease protein ArtQ; its protein translation is MSSDIFNLLVNATLMTLGIALASLLIGMLLSIFFVVLETSKIACIRKPTSIIITLLRGLPEILVVFLIYFGLIQVIFLITDEFAELNAFWCGAIALGIIFAAYASQSLRGAIKAIPVGQWESGTALGLSRAQVFVRIILPQVWRHALPGLSNQWLVLLKDTALVSLIGVDDLMRQSELINANTHQPFTWYGIAALIYLAITLISQRVIKVLEGRFTRFERGVA
- the thiL gene encoding Thiamine-monophosphate kinase; protein product: MGEFDIIERYFNASQRPPRKDVLLSIGDDCALTSLKPNQQLAITTDTLVCGTHFLPTISPADLAYKSVATNLSDLAAMGAEPAWISLALTLPEINHDWLAEFSEHFFEILDHYNVDLIGGDTTCGPLSLTITAQGIVPQDRGLFRHNAKVGDWIYVSGTLGDSAGGLQLLLNRQSEQVNWNKEQSYLIQRHLRPTPRVLLGLTIASIANAAIDISDGLLSDLSHILKRSDCGAVLNLENFPLSDALLSCYSRTEAEYFALNGGEDYELCFTVPNDNKAKLDKALANIGVTYTCIGQIRSAKEGLTLLRHNQPVTLPSQRGYDHFKK
- the ruvB gene encoding Holliday junction ATP-dependent DNA helicase RuvB, translated to MIEADRIISASPKREEEVIDRAIRPKLLADYVGQPSVRDQMEIFIKAAKLREEALDHLLIFGPPGLGKTTLANIVANEMGVNIRTTSGPVLEKAGDLAAMLTNLEPYDVLFIDEIHRLSPAIEEVLYPAMEDYQLDIMIGEGPAARSIKLDLPPFTLVGATTRAGSLTSPLRDRFGIVQRLEFYSVDDLTLIVKRSADCLNLNLSADGAYEVARRSRGTPRIANRLLRRVRDYADVRNNGIITSDIAKQALAMLDVDSEGFDFMDIKLLQAIVERFDGGPVGLDNLAAAIGEERDTIEDVLEPYLIQQGFLQRTPRGRIATSRTYAHLGIAQID
- the artM gene encoding Arginine ABC transporter permease protein ArtM — translated: MWWDYLVEISQGIGTSLQLTFMALIIAFILAIILTFILSLENRPLKWLVNGFITLFTGTPLLIQFFLIYSGPGQFEWITESAAWVLLSDAWFCAMLALALNSAAYSTLLFHGAVKAIPKGQWETCAALGLSRLDTLKILVPYALKRVLPSYSNEIVLVFKGTSLASTITIMDIMGYARQLYGTEYDALSIYGMAGVIYLVITGIMTIVLRKLESRVLAFERFETEKA